From a region of the Roseivirga sp. 4D4 genome:
- a CDS encoding sensor histidine kinase, translating into MLRLTLIVFATICFLGAFPALGQESNVLDLRSASFEKPIAIDGAWDFYWSELIEDPSSAESIPIIANVPHQWPDLELNGATLPRTGFGTYIKKVRLPSSSSDWGLEIPHFFSAYNLYVNGDLLHSSGQVAKTREDYSPQRVPKIVSLASVDSNYLEIVIQVANFDHHKSGFFYNIEIGDLSMLERKFNRRLSFSVFVAGGLFICGLIVIFFSIVFRQLLNQVSFFGMFSLAILYHILGSDTYPLHIIFPNYDFYLALRVESLTAYLAALAGGLFVFNFYDRQTKPWMKWFVFGTIGAFLLSSLVLPPIYVSEVYFYSHIVLIAFNLLFFYLIVVAKVRDGFAPPHIVGAFALIYLWSFMEIFEHLDWVDVDFTLRVSSMVIILILSNLAILASLVYQVNNAELTQAEMGYQKNRQTMLSLISHEIKMPIASLQMNMEMLKMSSERPEKFEKVKDKIVGLSLNAVETIKRMLHDFIYFMSLDQKSNDQLSFDDIKCFISDNWSLQLYANASVDLDLKQYPTDKLTLKYILNTVVGNAEKYTKSVDKPVEIHLEGTREAVTIEVRDFGIGMSEEQLAKMGTEQAKIDENQEITGMGFYLAKELAQRLGHELSITSRGGEGTSVFVQIKRV; encoded by the coding sequence TTGCTCAGATTAACTTTAATCGTCTTTGCCACCATATGCTTTCTGGGTGCTTTTCCAGCGCTTGGTCAGGAATCTAATGTCCTTGACTTGCGCTCAGCATCTTTCGAAAAGCCGATAGCGATTGATGGAGCATGGGACTTTTACTGGTCTGAATTAATTGAAGATCCGTCATCTGCAGAATCAATTCCGATTATCGCAAATGTGCCTCACCAATGGCCCGATCTTGAATTAAATGGGGCAACCTTACCAAGAACAGGTTTTGGTACGTATATAAAAAAAGTACGACTACCTTCCAGTAGTTCTGACTGGGGCTTGGAAATACCACATTTCTTTTCGGCATATAACCTTTATGTCAATGGAGATCTGCTCCACTCTTCAGGGCAGGTAGCCAAGACTAGAGAGGACTACTCTCCTCAGCGGGTTCCTAAGATTGTCTCTCTTGCATCAGTAGACAGCAATTACCTAGAGATAGTCATCCAAGTGGCCAATTTCGATCATCATAAATCTGGCTTTTTCTATAATATTGAAATTGGGGATCTTTCGATGCTTGAAAGAAAGTTTAACAGAAGACTCAGCTTTAGTGTATTTGTGGCGGGAGGGCTTTTTATCTGCGGATTAATAGTGATTTTCTTTTCCATAGTATTTCGTCAGTTATTGAATCAGGTATCGTTCTTTGGAATGTTCTCATTAGCCATTCTCTATCATATTCTGGGCTCAGATACTTATCCATTACACATCATTTTCCCCAATTATGATTTCTATTTAGCATTAAGAGTAGAGAGTCTAACCGCCTATTTGGCTGCTTTGGCGGGCGGTTTGTTTGTGTTTAATTTTTATGATCGCCAGACTAAGCCATGGATGAAGTGGTTTGTATTTGGAACTATAGGAGCTTTCTTATTATCCTCTTTAGTCTTACCTCCGATTTACGTTAGCGAAGTATATTTCTACTCGCACATTGTTCTCATTGCGTTTAATCTCTTGTTCTTTTATCTCATTGTTGTTGCAAAGGTAAGAGACGGTTTTGCGCCACCACATATTGTAGGAGCTTTCGCATTGATATATCTATGGTCATTCATGGAGATTTTTGAACATCTAGATTGGGTGGATGTGGATTTTACCTTGCGAGTGTCCTCTATGGTCATCATTCTGATTCTAAGTAATCTAGCCATCTTAGCATCTCTAGTATATCAGGTTAATAATGCTGAATTAACACAGGCTGAGATGGGGTATCAAAAGAATCGGCAAACGATGCTTTCTCTTATTTCCCATGAAATCAAAATGCCTATTGCCTCTCTCCAAATGAATATGGAGATGCTCAAGATGTCTAGTGAGAGGCCTGAGAAATTTGAGAAGGTCAAAGACAAGATAGTTGGCTTATCACTGAATGCAGTTGAGACCATAAAACGCATGCTGCATGACTTTATCTATTTCATGTCCTTGGATCAAAAGTCGAATGATCAATTGTCGTTTGATGACATTAAGTGCTTTATCTCGGACAATTGGAGCTTGCAGTTATATGCCAATGCCTCTGTTGATCTAGACTTGAAGCAATATCCCACTGATAAGCTGACGCTCAAATACATCTTAAATACAGTGGTAGGCAATGCCGAAAAGTATACGAAAAGTGTTGATAAGCCAGTAGAAATTCACCTGGAAGGAACTCGTGAAGCAGTAACCATTGAAGTAAGAGATTTTGGTATAGGCATGTCAGAGGAACAACTGGCGAAAATGGGCACCGAGCAAGCTAAAATTGATGAGAATCAGGAAATAACTGGGATGGGTTTTTATCTTGCAAAAGAATTAGCACAACGCCTGGGGCATGAGCTTTCGATTACTTCGAGAGGTGGCGAGGGTACTAGCGTGTTTGTTCAGATTAAAAGGGTATGA
- a CDS encoding M24 family metallopeptidase, which produces MKRLLLAFCLLTIYTISFAQNSGPEILSMKERASVINELLEDKVQNYLPAIMRREGIDMWVVISREYNEDPVIKTLLPAEWLAARRRTILVFFDKGGNEPIETLAVARYDVGSVFKSAWNKEEQPDQWARLSEIIEERKPKKIGINKSAYFGLADGIVATDFEEFQGALSKSNQNKIVSAEKVAIGWLETRTKAEMAIYPHIARISHDIIKEAFSDKVITPGVTTTEDVVWWMREKVRELKLVTWFHPTVDVQRADPESFEHLRTFSKRPDKNVILPGDLLHCDFGITYLRLNTDMQELAYVLKPEEKDVPQFLKDALKVGNRLQDIFTNNFKEGRTGNEVLKLSREQAISEGIKPSIYTHPIGYHGHAAGTTLGMWDSQGGVPVTGDYPLHLNTAYSIELNAATYIKEWDKEIRIMLEEEAYFDRSGVWYIDGRQEEIFIVNQ; this is translated from the coding sequence ATGAAAAGACTATTACTGGCGTTCTGCCTGCTGACTATCTACACCATTTCTTTTGCTCAAAACTCAGGTCCAGAAATACTCTCAATGAAGGAGAGGGCTAGCGTAATCAATGAGTTACTGGAAGACAAAGTGCAAAACTACCTCCCTGCGATAATGAGGCGAGAAGGCATTGATATGTGGGTCGTTATTTCCAGAGAGTATAACGAAGATCCTGTAATTAAGACGCTTTTGCCAGCAGAATGGCTGGCTGCAAGAAGGCGAACCATTCTGGTCTTTTTTGATAAAGGAGGAAACGAACCGATTGAGACTTTAGCCGTGGCACGATATGATGTGGGTTCTGTTTTTAAAAGTGCTTGGAATAAAGAAGAACAACCTGATCAATGGGCCAGACTATCTGAAATCATTGAAGAACGGAAACCGAAGAAGATCGGCATTAATAAATCAGCGTATTTTGGTTTGGCAGACGGCATCGTTGCTACTGATTTCGAGGAGTTTCAAGGAGCACTTAGTAAATCCAATCAAAATAAGATCGTTTCGGCCGAAAAAGTAGCCATCGGTTGGCTTGAAACTCGAACCAAAGCCGAAATGGCAATCTATCCACATATTGCTCGAATTTCTCATGATATAATCAAGGAGGCTTTTTCTGATAAAGTAATTACACCTGGAGTCACAACCACGGAAGATGTGGTTTGGTGGATGAGAGAAAAAGTCAGGGAATTGAAATTAGTGACCTGGTTTCATCCAACAGTAGATGTTCAAAGAGCAGACCCAGAGAGTTTTGAACACCTAAGGACATTTAGCAAAAGACCCGATAAGAATGTGATTCTCCCGGGGGACTTACTGCATTGTGACTTTGGAATAACGTATTTGAGATTGAATACCGATATGCAAGAACTGGCGTATGTGCTAAAACCGGAAGAGAAAGATGTACCACAGTTTTTGAAAGATGCACTAAAAGTGGGAAATAGGTTACAGGACATTTTCACCAATAACTTTAAAGAGGGTAGAACAGGAAACGAAGTATTAAAACTCAGCCGTGAACAAGCCATATCAGAGGGAATCAAACCATCAATTTATACCCACCCTATAGGTTATCATGGTCATGCTGCTGGAACTACTTTGGGCATGTGGGATTCTCAAGGAGGGGTGCCAGTTACGGGAGACTACCCCTTGCACCTGAATACTGCCTATTCAATTGAATTGAATGCTGCGACTTATATCAAGGAGTGGGATAAGGAAATTAGAATTATGCTTGAGGAAGAGGCCTATTTTGACCGCTCAGGAGTTTGGTATATAGATGGTAGACAGGAAGAGATATTTATTGTCAATCAATAG